A section of the Choristoneura fumiferana chromosome 5, NRCan_CFum_1, whole genome shotgun sequence genome encodes:
- the LOC141428158 gene encoding uncharacterized protein: protein MEGKSSNWQDGEYLGSTVEPGVSMTALEEDIPTLTVATIIGVAMVVLVAIAIVFVLGVLIDCRQQRLLDKKMGEMKRTRRRAPVQDSDDTCIVNNMEESATSLPPAAAALRNVP from the exons AGTACCTAGGGTCGACGGTAGAGCCGGGAGTGTCGATGACGGCGTTAGAAGAGGACATACCGACGCTGACGGTGGCGACCATCATTGGTGTGGCAATGGTGGTGCTGGTCGCTATTGCTATCGTCTTTGTGCTTGGCGTGCTCATCGACTGCCGACAACA gagATTATTAGACAAGAAAATGGGTGAGATGAAGCGCACGCGACGTCGTGCGCCCGTGCAGGACAGCGACGACACCTGTATTGTCAATAATATGGAGGAATCGGCTACAAGTttgccgcccgccgccgccgccctgcGAAACGTGCCATGA
- the LOC141428159 gene encoding uncharacterized protein isoform X1: MGNSKSKKSQKEPDKFFEREKWKEQKREERRKKNANPANRRLGTKEAALPPVAPQAPSASGPRPAPAPAHHRSYDDEALDLMRYQLQNDSEAFLLNNILLSVQFFEHFEREMHHIKNNPQSEREHYIDEAMVAHHKHVFFADRLQECVQEHVCYRKRPDQVEPLVAPRLYIIYDNIEASEPGDTSDYSAVLDAPFYKLRIEDCREPGFVKLKKLEVLESALMKEPDRRDSFINSDDSLYTDSEKESNSSDDLPSAGKGEELLQKLKNKINNDSKNASNVTSPNVIVHDGSLNDTARRRSGPIRQTNTRGNILNIKALRKTTPPLFEEIDTDNNNNNNKDTEMLDTQETNENKSRKSILKITRRLSGPTLELKSDNRKTYNEDTIIEDTETSGYRSTSSSHLNDSSETESDYGYATITEATTPKRVELSRQSNFGLSSGVVPGECWTSVQVRSFDSWSEDEDDDLDDTASKSSISRNLYETYHYLASTSFMANFVDNFMIKLGSSLGLTPDSVNNALTQGASIYCDAIRNGTKMSYEVFPALLATWPNAANNWIIRERRVITNPRNNFRYQWPTKYIVNKAIGFGCLLVPVGFRPKRGLNPDQKMQWRISFPAAERYLESCLAHAQIRCYLFTLTLHKTFMENETSKIGVDASHYRNHLFWQCEQNNAKWPEDRLGESLRDFLESLYVNFTQAKFPNYFVDNCNDFKSIPNPLLRNLQRRLADILEAPVMHVLHALEKLKYTKKDFYPTFNPLKLYEILTCRNPLRILNPNLTVPVTNRKMSTDSDDESKNRGMDKIHDKNYLWKKERQRQIQEKRRGHLYNKKQKTDGKQEKREIVINRKIILPTKMETERKRLVFEFFIPHFIAMARSSEKFEDIRQAIIYLEQAQRLCMLLMEETPGDFTANEYLDIIRDKLADCQRKLVNQVGYKLTPRRDSHLERNAHKDIRKQRPRFENMISQDSPTDSAGIPAFTFVDIEPVPKTKPKTNPVKLKDVSESEESKL, from the exons ATGGGAAACTCGAAATCGAAGAAGTCGCAGAAGGAGCCAGATAAGTTTTTTGAACGGGAGAAATGGAAGGAGCAGAAGCGAGAAGAGAGGAGGAAGAAGAATGCGAATCCCGCTAACAGGCGTTTGGGAACTAAGGAAGCGGCGTTGCCGCCAGTGGCGCCGCAAGCGCCGAGCGCGTCCGGGCCGCGGCCCGCCCCGGCGCCCGCGCACCATCGCTCCTATGACGACGAAGCGCTAGACCTAATGCGCTATCAGCTACAAAATGATTCTGAAGCTTTCTTGTTGAACAACATCCTTCTCTCTGTCCAGTTCTTTGAACACTTTGAAAG agAGATGCATCATATCAAGAATAATCCTCAAAGTGAGCGAGAACACTACATAGACGAAGCAATGGTAGCTCATCATAAGCACGTATTCTTCGCGGATCGACTACAGGAGTGTGTGCAGGAGCACGTGTGTTACCGAAAGCGACCGGACCAAGTCGAGCCCCTCGTCGCTCCGAGACTCTACATCATATACGATAATATTGAAGCCAGCGAGCCCGGCGACACTTCCGACTACAGTGCGGTTCTCGATGCACCCTTTTATAAGCTACGTATAGAAGATTGCAGGGAACCAG GTTTTGTTAAACTGAAGAAGCTTGAAGTATTAGAAAGTGCGCTTATGAAAGAACCTGATAGAAGAGACTCTTTTATCAATTCAGATGACAGTTTATATACAGATTCAGAAAAAGAATCAAATAGCTCAGATGATCTTCCTTCAGCAGGCAAGGGTGAAGAATTGCtacaaaagttgaaaaacaaaatcaataatGATTCAAAGAATGCAAGTAATGTCACTTCACCCAACGTAATTGTACATGATGGTAGTTTAAATGATACTGCGAGAAGACGCAGTGGACCAATAAGACAAACAAATACCCGaggaaatattttaaacattaaagCTCTTAGAAAAACAACGCCTCCGTTATTTGAAGAAATTGATAcagataataataacaataataacaagGATACAGAGATGTTAGACACCCAAGAGACAAACGAAAACAAAAGCCGGAAGTCTATTTTGAAAATCACTCGAAGGCTGAGTGGACCAACCCTTGAGCTCAAATCTGATAATCGTAAAACTTATAATGAAGATACCATTATTGAAGATACAGAGACATCAGGATATAGATCGACCTCAAGTAGTCATCTTAATGACTCGAGTGAAACAGAATCCGACTATGGGTACGCCACCATCACCGAGGCTACTACCCCGAAAAGAGTCGAACTTAGTAGACAATCTAACTTTGGACTAAGCTCCGGTGTGGTTCCTGGAGAATGCTGGACATCAGTTCAGGTTCGCTCCTTCGACAGTTGGAGTGAAGACGAGGATGACGATTTAGACGATACAGCCTCAAAATCGTCTATATCTAgaaatttatatgaaacttaTCATTACCTAGCATCTACGAGCTTCATGGCCAATTTTGTTGATAATTTTATGATCAAATTGGGATCAAGTTTAGGTCTTACGCCCGATTCAGTCAACAATGCATTAACACAAGGAGCAAGCATATATTGTGATGCAATAAGGAATGGCACAAAAATGTCCTATGAAGTTTTTCCTGCTCTACTTGCCACTTGGCCTAATGCCGCCAATAATTGGATCATACGTGAAAGGAGAGTTATAACAAACCCCAGAAACAACTTTAGATATCAGTGGCCAACTAAATATATTGTAAACAAAGCCATTGGTTTTGGTTGCTTACTTGTGCCAGTTGGATTTAGGCCTAAAAGGGGATTAAATCCTGATCAAAAGATGCAGTGGCGAATCTCGTTTCCTGCTGCTGAACGCTATTTAGAGAGTTGCTTAGCGCATGCCCAGATAAGATGTTACTTATTCACACTGACTTTGCATAAGACATTTATGGAAAATGAAACATCTAAGATTGGTGTAGACGCTAGTCACTATAGGAATCATTTGTTTTGGCAATGTGAACAAAATAACGCAAAATGGCCAGAAGATCGGCTAGGCGAGAGTTTAAGAGATTTCTTAGAAAGTTTATACGTCAACTTTACGCAAGCAAAATTTCCAAATTACTTTGTTGATAACTGCAATGACTTCAAAAGTATCCCGAATCCTTTGTTACGTAATTTGCAAAGACGTCTGGCTGATATTTTGGAAGCTCCTGTAATGCATGTACTTCACGCTTTGGAAAAACTTAAGTATACGAAAAAAGACTTTTACCCTACCTTTAACCCTCTCAAATTGTATGAAATCTTGACGTGTCGAAATCCTTTACGAATACTTAACCCAAATCTAACAGTACCTGTCACAAATCGAAAGATGAGTACTGATAGTGATGATGAGTCGAAAAATAGAGGAATGGACAAAATACATGATAAAAATTATTTGTGGAAAAAAGAAAGGCAGCGTCAAATACAAGAGAAACGCAGAGGacatttgtataataaaaaacaaaagacagaTGGAAAGCAAGAAAAGCGCGAAATTGTAATTAACAGAAAG ATAATCCTGCCAACGAAAATGGAAACAGAACGAAAGCGTTTGGTATTCGAGTTTTTCATCCCACACTTTATCGCAATGGCTCGTTCCAGTGAAAAATTTGAAGACATCAGGCAGGCAATTATATACTTGGAGCAGGCGCAAAGATTGTGTATGCTTTTGATGGAAGAAACTCCAGGAGATTTCACTGCTAATgaatatttagatataattcGGGACAAACTGGCGGATTGTCAGAGAAAATTAGTTAACCAAGTTGGTTACAAATTGACGCCAAGAAGAGATAGTCACTTGGAACGCAATGCTCATAAAGATATCCGTAAACAGCGTCCTCGGTTCGAGAACATGATAAGTCAAGACTCCCCGACCGACAGCGCAGGGATTCCCGCATTCACTTTCGTGGATATAGAACCCGTGCCTAAAACTAAACCTAAAACCAATCCTGTAAAATTAAAGGACGTTTCAGAAAGCGAAGAATCTAAGTTATAA
- the LOC141428159 gene encoding uncharacterized protein isoform X2 has protein sequence MGNSKSKKSQKEPDKFFEREKWKEQKREERRKKNANPANRRLGTKEAALPPVAPQAPSASGPRPAPAPAHHRSYDDEALDLMRYQLQNDSEAFLLNNILLSVQFFEHFEREMHHIKNNPQSEREHYIDEAMVAHHKHVFFADRLQECVQEHVCYRKRPDQVEPLVAPRLYIIYDNIEASEPGDTSDYSAVLDAPFYKLRIEDCREPGFVKLKKLEVLESALMKEPDRRDSFINSDDSLYTDSEKESNSSDDLPSAGKGEELLQKLKNKINNDSKNASNVTSPNVIVHDGSLNDTARRRSGPIRQTNTRGNILNIKALRKTTPPLFEEIDTDNNNNNNKDTEMLDTQETNENKSRKSILKITRRLSGPTLELKSDNRKTYNEDTIIEDTETSGYRSTSSSHLNDSSETESDYGYATITEATTPKRVELSRQSNFGLSSGVVPGECWTSVQVRSFDSWSEDEDDDLDDTASKSSISRNLYETYHYLASTSFMANFVDNFMIKLGSSLGLTPDSVNNALTQGASIYCDAIRNGTKMSYEVFPALLATWPNAANNWIIRERRVITNPRNNFRYQWPTKYIVNKAIGFGCLLVPVGFRPKRGLNPDQKMQWRISFPAAERYLESCLAHAQIRCYLFTLTLHKTFMENETSKIGVDASHYRNHLFWQCEQNNAKWPEDRLGESLRDFLESLYVNFTQAKFPNYFVDNCNDFKSIPNPLLRNLQRRLADILEAPVMHVLHALEKLKYTKKDFYPTFNPLKLYEILTCRNPLRILNPNLTVPVTNRKMSTDSDDESKNRGMDKIHDKNYLWKKERQRQIQEKRRGHLYNKKQKTDGKQEKREIVINRKYLATWV, from the exons ATGGGAAACTCGAAATCGAAGAAGTCGCAGAAGGAGCCAGATAAGTTTTTTGAACGGGAGAAATGGAAGGAGCAGAAGCGAGAAGAGAGGAGGAAGAAGAATGCGAATCCCGCTAACAGGCGTTTGGGAACTAAGGAAGCGGCGTTGCCGCCAGTGGCGCCGCAAGCGCCGAGCGCGTCCGGGCCGCGGCCCGCCCCGGCGCCCGCGCACCATCGCTCCTATGACGACGAAGCGCTAGACCTAATGCGCTATCAGCTACAAAATGATTCTGAAGCTTTCTTGTTGAACAACATCCTTCTCTCTGTCCAGTTCTTTGAACACTTTGAAAG agAGATGCATCATATCAAGAATAATCCTCAAAGTGAGCGAGAACACTACATAGACGAAGCAATGGTAGCTCATCATAAGCACGTATTCTTCGCGGATCGACTACAGGAGTGTGTGCAGGAGCACGTGTGTTACCGAAAGCGACCGGACCAAGTCGAGCCCCTCGTCGCTCCGAGACTCTACATCATATACGATAATATTGAAGCCAGCGAGCCCGGCGACACTTCCGACTACAGTGCGGTTCTCGATGCACCCTTTTATAAGCTACGTATAGAAGATTGCAGGGAACCAG GTTTTGTTAAACTGAAGAAGCTTGAAGTATTAGAAAGTGCGCTTATGAAAGAACCTGATAGAAGAGACTCTTTTATCAATTCAGATGACAGTTTATATACAGATTCAGAAAAAGAATCAAATAGCTCAGATGATCTTCCTTCAGCAGGCAAGGGTGAAGAATTGCtacaaaagttgaaaaacaaaatcaataatGATTCAAAGAATGCAAGTAATGTCACTTCACCCAACGTAATTGTACATGATGGTAGTTTAAATGATACTGCGAGAAGACGCAGTGGACCAATAAGACAAACAAATACCCGaggaaatattttaaacattaaagCTCTTAGAAAAACAACGCCTCCGTTATTTGAAGAAATTGATAcagataataataacaataataacaagGATACAGAGATGTTAGACACCCAAGAGACAAACGAAAACAAAAGCCGGAAGTCTATTTTGAAAATCACTCGAAGGCTGAGTGGACCAACCCTTGAGCTCAAATCTGATAATCGTAAAACTTATAATGAAGATACCATTATTGAAGATACAGAGACATCAGGATATAGATCGACCTCAAGTAGTCATCTTAATGACTCGAGTGAAACAGAATCCGACTATGGGTACGCCACCATCACCGAGGCTACTACCCCGAAAAGAGTCGAACTTAGTAGACAATCTAACTTTGGACTAAGCTCCGGTGTGGTTCCTGGAGAATGCTGGACATCAGTTCAGGTTCGCTCCTTCGACAGTTGGAGTGAAGACGAGGATGACGATTTAGACGATACAGCCTCAAAATCGTCTATATCTAgaaatttatatgaaacttaTCATTACCTAGCATCTACGAGCTTCATGGCCAATTTTGTTGATAATTTTATGATCAAATTGGGATCAAGTTTAGGTCTTACGCCCGATTCAGTCAACAATGCATTAACACAAGGAGCAAGCATATATTGTGATGCAATAAGGAATGGCACAAAAATGTCCTATGAAGTTTTTCCTGCTCTACTTGCCACTTGGCCTAATGCCGCCAATAATTGGATCATACGTGAAAGGAGAGTTATAACAAACCCCAGAAACAACTTTAGATATCAGTGGCCAACTAAATATATTGTAAACAAAGCCATTGGTTTTGGTTGCTTACTTGTGCCAGTTGGATTTAGGCCTAAAAGGGGATTAAATCCTGATCAAAAGATGCAGTGGCGAATCTCGTTTCCTGCTGCTGAACGCTATTTAGAGAGTTGCTTAGCGCATGCCCAGATAAGATGTTACTTATTCACACTGACTTTGCATAAGACATTTATGGAAAATGAAACATCTAAGATTGGTGTAGACGCTAGTCACTATAGGAATCATTTGTTTTGGCAATGTGAACAAAATAACGCAAAATGGCCAGAAGATCGGCTAGGCGAGAGTTTAAGAGATTTCTTAGAAAGTTTATACGTCAACTTTACGCAAGCAAAATTTCCAAATTACTTTGTTGATAACTGCAATGACTTCAAAAGTATCCCGAATCCTTTGTTACGTAATTTGCAAAGACGTCTGGCTGATATTTTGGAAGCTCCTGTAATGCATGTACTTCACGCTTTGGAAAAACTTAAGTATACGAAAAAAGACTTTTACCCTACCTTTAACCCTCTCAAATTGTATGAAATCTTGACGTGTCGAAATCCTTTACGAATACTTAACCCAAATCTAACAGTACCTGTCACAAATCGAAAGATGAGTACTGATAGTGATGATGAGTCGAAAAATAGAGGAATGGACAAAATACATGATAAAAATTATTTGTGGAAAAAAGAAAGGCAGCGTCAAATACAAGAGAAACGCAGAGGacatttgtataataaaaaacaaaagacagaTGGAAAGCAAGAAAAGCGCGAAATTGTAATTAACAGAAAG tacTTGGCTACATGGGTGTAA